The DNA window CGCCCAAGGCCGACGGGGATGCGAAAGGCTACCGCCTCACCATCCACTCCGTCTCGGTGCTCGTGTGTCTGGGCTTCTCATGGGGAATCGCCCAGGCCGGCAGTCTGCTTTTGTTCGGCGGTGGCTGGTCTGCGCAGACCGTCGTTAGCATGTTCGTATCGTTCGTCCTGCTGTTCGCCATCGCCGTGGCCATGCAGGCGGGCCATGCGCAAGGCGGCGTGAAGTTCGGCATGTTCATCAGGCTTTCCATCGTCGCGTGCGGCGCGGTGCTCGTCGCGCTTCCACTCCTCTTTGAAGCGGCGCCCGCCCTGTTCTACCCCCTCTGCAGCGCGCTCATGATGGTAGGGGAGATATCGGTTATCGTCTTCTCCATCGACATCTGCTGCGAGGAGGGGCAGCCCCTGGCCGACGTGTTCTCGACCAACTACGCGACGTTCGTGGGCGTCATCTGCGTTGCGGGTGCGCTCTTCTGGCTGGTGCATACGATGGTGGGCGGGCAGACAGCCTGGTGGCTCGTCGCCATCGCGTCCATATGGGCCGTGCTTTCCGCCATCCCGTTTCTCCCGAGCCGCTCGAGCGCCGCCGCCGTGTTCGCGCTTGAGAAGCTCCCCGAGAACGAGGGCTACGAGGCCAACATCGCCTTGCAGCGAGAGCGCATGGCGCAGAAGTACGGCCTGAGCGCCGGTGAGTCCGAGGTGCTCAACCGCCTGCTCCAGGGCCTGAACCGCGAGCAGATAGCGGCCGCGATGTACCTCAGCCCCTGGACCATCAAGTCGCGCATCAGCTCCATCTACAAGAAGTGTGGCATCCACTCCTACAAGGAGCTCATGCAGCTCGCCTCCGACGACGAAGCCTAGCTCCCCCGGCCCCTCCTCGCCCGCATAGCTGATCCATTGTTCCCTATCGGGCCTGATGGGGACTACGCCCAAATGGGTATTCCCAAATACGCCCGTCAAGGTTCTTCTCCCATCTTCGCCCGGAGCGCATCATGCGAGCCGCAACGACGGGACGCGGCATGACGCAGGGGAGGAGCCGGACATGCATGAGATGGCATTGGTGCACGGGGTGGTCGACGCGGTGCTCGAGCACGCGGAAGTCATCGGCGCGAGGGAAGTGACGGCGGTTCATCTCACCATCGGCGAGGGCCGCGACGTCGTCGAGAGCTTCATGCAGGGGCTGTTCGCGTTCCTGGCGCGCGGCACCGTGGCCGAGCGCGCGGAGCTCGTCGTCAACCGCACGCCCTACGCGGTGCGCTGCAACCAGTGCGCCGCCGTCTTTCCTATAAATGTGCGCGACTCGTCCACATGGAAGTGTCCGCAGTGCGGGGTCGAGCGCGACTACCAGCTTCATACGGGTATGGAGTTCATGATCAACGACATACAGATAGTCAAAGACGCCCCGCTCGTGAACGCGGGTTAGAGAAGCGTCATTTCCAAGCGAGCTTGTGGCCCGGCTGGGCCATCTGCGAGAAATACCAAGGGATCCGGAGAGAGAAGGAGAAGGCAGATGAAGGGGATCACTAGAAGGAACTTCCTCGGGGCGATGGGTGCCATGGGCGCTGTCGGCGCCATGGGCGCGATGGCCGGGTGCGCGCCGAAGGCGAACGAGGCGGTCAAGGTCGCCGGCGAGGCCAACGCGGCCGAGGCGCCCGCTGCCGCCCCCGCCGTCACGGGCGACGGTGCGGAGGTCGTCCTTTCCGACGGCACCGTCTGGCGCGGCACACCCGAGCACATCGCCAAGCTCGGCGGCTCCACCATGCCGCTCGAGGAGCTCAACCGCCGCCGCAAGGAGTACGTGGATTCCCAGGTCGAGTGGGTCAACGAGGACGGTTCGGTCGTCCCTGTCCCCTACGTCAAGATGCGCGCGCTCATCCACTCGCACGGCTTCGGCTGCGGCGAGGGCCTGAACGACACCATGTTCAAGCGCCCGATGAAGCTGTTCACCGAGGAGCAGGTGGAGGCCTACCTCGACATGCCGTGGGGCGTCGAATTCACGGCCAACGAGTTCTACCATCAGTCGCAGAAGGCCGGCAAGGACCGCACCTACGAGGAGTGCAAGGAGCTGTGCGAGCTGTTCAGCAAGGCCGGCTACCTGCCGTACCGCACGCGCACCGAGGGCATCACCTACAACATCCCGGGCTACGCCGAGGGCGTCAACACCTACAGCTACTGCGACGAGTACTACGCCGACCCGGATAGCTTCGATTGGCCGCTCGGCGGCGAGGGCCTGGCGGAGGACCACGCCTACGCCGGCACGCCGGTGTTCTACTCGGTGCCCTTGAACAAGGAGGTCATGGCCGAGGAGAGCGAGCTTCTGGCCTACGACGACATCGAGACCGTCATCAAGGACCACGACTACATCGCCGTGCAGCCGTGCTCGTGCCGCTACTACCCCTACGTGATGGAGTGCCACGAGAAGGGCGAGAGCTTCCCTACGTTCGAGGACTTCATGCGCGGCGACCAGGGCGACTTCCGCGACTCCAACGGCGACCGCATCGAGACGTGCTTCGCGATGGGCGACGACGCCGAGTACCTGGTGTCGCTCGGCCTCGGCCGCCGCATCACGCAGGAGGAGGCGCTCGAGATCCTGCAGAAGTCGCGCGACGACGGCTTCATCCTGCACTGCCTGTACGGCAAGGAGCACGCGTGGGTGTGCCAGTGCAACCCGAAGATCTGCGGCATCACGGCGCAGTGGGCGGCCGGTGCCGAGGCGCTCGGCGGCTGGGAGGAGCTGCAGAAGCAGTCCGCGTTCATCGGGCGCACGCACTACACGCTCGAGGTCAGCTTCAGTGACTGCATCAAGTGCGGCACCTGCGCCAACCGCTGCCCGATGGAGGCCATCACGATGGACGGCGAGGGCGGCTCGCCGAAGGTGACCGACCACCTGTGCCAGCGCTGCGGCCAGTGCGCCTACGTCTGCCCGCAGGGCGCGCGCAAGTTGCACAAGCGCCCCGACGACGAGATCCTCGAGATGCCGCATCAGCTCGAGGATGACTACAACCTCAAGGCGGCCTTCCGCTTCGAGCACAACCTCGTGGGCCGCGGCACCGAGGCCGGCGCGTTCAAGTTCTAGCCGGCAGCGGCCGGGGCGGCAATCGCGAGATTCGCATAGGGCCATTCCTATAATGAATCGCCCGAGGCCTCGAAGACCGTTACTATGGAGCTACGGGAAAGCCGTGCCGGCGCCTGCTCGAACGGGCGGCGCCGGCGCATCGGATCGAGGAGGTTCCCTATGGAGGAAACGCGCGTCATCGAGGTGAAGCGCAGCATCCTGGCCGCCAACGACGAGGCGGCCGACGCCTTCCGCGCCGCGCGGCGCGAGGACGGCACGTTCTTTGTGGACGTGATGGCGTCGCCGGGCGCGGGCAAGACGACGCTGCTTCTGGCGCTCATCGAGGAGCTGCGCCGCCGGGGCGCGGGCGAGGTGGGCGTGATCGAGGCCGACCTTGAGAGCGACGTGGACGCCCTCAAGGTCAAGGAGGCCGGCGTCGCGTCGGTCGAGCTCAACACGCGCGGCGTGTGCCACGTGGAGATGGGCATGGTGGAGATGGCCTGGGAGGCCTTCGAGGGCGCGTCGTTCGACTGGATGTTCTTGGAGAACATCGGCAACCTCGTGTGCCCGGCCGAGTTCGACACCGGCGCGCACGCGCGCGTGATGCTGCTCTCCGTCCCCGAGGGCTGGGACAAGGTGATGAAGTACCCGCCCATGTTCGCCGTGGTGGACGCCCTCATCGTGACGAAGAGCGACTACCTGTCGCTCAACCCCGACTTCGACCTCGAGGCGCTGAAGGAGCGCGCGCGGGCGTTGAATCCCAGCCTGGAGATCTTCGTGACGAGCGCCCGCACGGGCGAGGGCGTGGGCGAGCTGGCCGAATGGCTCGACAGCCTGCGCACCGCCCGCCTGGCGTAACCTGGTCGATCCCCGCCCCCCGTGCCGGCCCTCCATCCCTCCCGCCGGCCCTCCATCCCTCCCTCCCCGGAGGCCCGGCGCGCGGAGGCTTTTTGCCTGAGCGAGCGAACGCTCCCTTTTGTCATCCTGAGCGAGCGAAGAGCCCCTTTTGTCATCCTGAGCGGAGCGCGAAGCGCGGAGTCGAAGGATCCCCCGCGGCGCCAGCCGTAAGCGCCACTGCTATCGCCGCACGGGATCCTTCGACTCGCTTCGCTCGCTCAGGATGACAGGAACCTCGAAGAAAGGACAACCGTCATGTGCACCAACGGAATGAACGTCGACCAGTTCGGGCAGATGATCGACATGATCGACGACTACACGGCCCTCGGCTACCGCTGGGCCCACAAGCTGGCCCACGTGGCCGGCGACGCGGGGAACACGTCCGCGTCCGAGAAGCTGCACGCCGTCCAAATGCTTTTGGCCGATGCCCGCGCGCTACTCGACGAGGCCAAGACCTGCGCCGAGGAGGGAGCCACCGTCGCCAGCGGCGCCACCGTGAAGCTGGTGTAGAGCACGTTCGGTGAGCCCTCTCAGCTGAGAGGCCTCACTGCGTACGACGTGCTGCGCCCGCCGCCCGCCTCGCGTTCCAGGACGCCTTTCTCCACGAGGTCGTTGATGTCGCGCAGCGCCGTGTCGGGCGACACCTTGCACATCTTGGCCCACTTCCGCGACGTGAGCTTCCCTTCGAAGCCGCCTTTCAGCCTGCTCAGCATGCTCCGCTGCCGCTCGTTCAAAGGCACTCCTTCGAGCGACTTCCAAAACGTCTCCCGCTCGAGCGCGCCGCGCACGGCGCAGGCGCTCTCCTCGATCGAGGCGGTCAGCGCGCGGAGGAACCAGGCGAGCCACTCCGTCGCGTCGCTCGTGCCCTTCTGGGCTCGCTCCAAGGCGGCGTAATACCCCTCGCGATGCGACAGGACATGCCGGGCCATACTGTAGTAGCGCCGGGGGCTGCGGTCGGCTCGCGCCAGCAGCATTTCGGTGAGCGCTCGCGCGATGCGCCCGTTGCCGTCGTCGAAGGGGTGGATTGTCAGGAACCACAGGTGGGCGATGCCGGCTTTCACCAGCGGATCCTCGGGCGAGTCGACGTCGAACCAGGCGAGAAATTCGTCCATGAGGCCGCCAACGCGCTCGGCCTCAGGCGCCCGGAAATGAACCTTCTCCCTACCCACGGGGCCGCTGACCACGCTCATGGGGCGCTCGCGAAAGCGCGCGACGGCGATCCTGCGCAAGCCGCTGTAGCCGGTGGGGAACAGCGCGTTGTGCCATCCGCACAAACGCTCGCGCATGAGCGGCGCATCGCAGTTGCGCGTGGCGTCCATCATGACCGACACCACGCCATCGACATCCCGCGTGTCGTCGACGGCGCCGGGCTCCTCCAGCCCCAGCTGGCGCGACACCGAAGAGCGCACCTTGGCCGCGTCAAGCTCCACTCCCTCGATGAGCGACGAGGCCACCACCTCGCCGGCCAGCGCGTCCACCTCCATCTCGGCCTCGAGCTGGAAGCCCACGTGCTCCATGAGGCCGCGCAGCTCGCCGCGCGCGAAGCTCGCCTCACACAGAAGCGGGGCCAGCTCGGCGGCATCCCAGGAGAATCGCGTCCAGTCGGTATGTTCGTGAAGGTACATGGGCCCACTGTACCCGAAGATGCGGCGAATGTCGAGCTATTCTCCGCAAATCATGCGGAGAATAGCGGACGGTTTATCGCAAGCCGGTTCGTTAACGGGGGCGGCGGGAGTGCTACAATTTCCCGGACGAGCGGTTCTGCGACGAGGGGGATCCGATGCGCGAGGGGCTTTCGGGGTATGTGCCAAGTGCCAGGTTGGTAGGAGTGGGCTTGTGGATCGCGTGGGTCACCCTGATCTACAGCACTGACATCCTGGCTCCCGACGCGGGAGACGCGAACCGGGCCACATCGCTCGCGTTCGTCTTGTCCACGCTCGCCCTGTCGGCATGCTTAATGGTCGCGAGCGCTGCTCCCGTCTGGGTCCAGTCGCATCTTCTCGGCAAGGCTCAGGCTGCGGTCGCATCGTGCGTAGGGGCCCTGTCCACCCTCGCCGTCTTGCGGGCCGACGTGGTTCCCGGCCCGGTGTTCTGCATCGCCGCTCTGCTCACGGGTTTTGCGACGGCGCTCGTCGCTTTGCGGGCGGCGGAGCTGTTCTCCGAGATAGACGCCAAGAACATGCTGGTGGGCATGTGCGCCTCCCTTATCCTGGGCATTCTCGTGTACTCCTTCGCCATCATGATGCTCATGTGCGGGCTGAAGGGAGCCTCCGTTCTTACTGCGGTGCTGCTCCTGCCTCTGTCGGCGTGCTTCCTCTTCATGGGCGAAGCCGGCTCGGAGGAGGGCGAAGTCGCCGTCGAGCCCTTGCGCTGCCCCCGCTCGTTCTGGCGACTGATCGCCTACGTGGTCGTGCTTGTCTTCTTGCTGAGCATCACGCGGGGGTATTATCCGAACCTCATCGATGCCGGCGAATTCGCGACTTCCCGAAGCGTCGTGGCGATGGGCTTGATCTTAGCCGCCGCCGCCATCGCCGCGTTGGTGGCGGCCATGCCCCGGGACGCGTCGTTCGGCACGCTGTGCTACGCGCTCTTCTCCGCCTCGGTCGCGGCGGTCCTGCTCCTCTCTCTTTTGAACGTCGACGCGACCACCATGGGCAACGTGTCGTCGGTTCTGTTCGGCATCACGCTCGTGTGCCTGTGGGGTCTGCTCTGCTGCGCGTCGTTCCGCTCGGGGGCGTCCGCTGTGCGGGTGGTTGGCATGGGGTTCGGTGCGGCCTGCGTCGGAACCGCCGCGGGGTTCGCGACGGGTGCTTTGCTGCACGAAGCTGGATCGGGCGCCCTGCTCTCCGTGACCGTAGCCTCCCTCGTGGCGTGCGTCCTGGCGGCATTGTTCCTGCTTCGGCGGGAGGATATCTATGCGCTCATGAGGCCGTATCCCGAGAATGGCGAGGGGTTCGATGCCGAGCCCCCTGAGGCGATGCCCTCTCGCAGCGAAGCGCCCGGCATCGTCAACAATGCCGAAGCTCCGGCGTTGGATGATTACCGGTTGTCCCTGCAGCGTCTCTGCGCGCGCGTGGCCTTGGAGTACGGGCTGTCCCCTCGCGAGGCCGACGTCCTTCCGCTGCTGGCGTCGGGCAAGGATGCGAGGGCCATGGCAGACGAGCTGTTCGTGTCCTTCAACACCGTGCGCACGCACATCAAGAAGATCTACATGAAGCTGGACGTTCACAGCCGCCACGAGCTCATGGAGCTCGTGGAGCGCGAAATGGAGCGTGCGAAGCAGCGATAACGCCTGGTCGGCCATCACTCAAGATGAGTGGTTCGGCGTTTCGGCCGCCATTCACTCACCGTGGGCGATTTCCCTCCCTCTTCTCCTTCCTACAATGGCGACTGCCGAGCTTGAGATCGAGCCGGCAGCCGAGAGGGGGGAGGGCGTATGGCCAGTTTCGTCGATGCCGAAGATGGGGCGGTGCGGGTTCTCGAGGGGAATCCGGCATACCGCGACATATACCTGACAGTGCTTGACTGTTGTCGGAACGCTCAAAACGAGGAAGACGTCCTGTCGATGTGCGACGGCCTCCGCACGTCCAAATTCCAGGTGCAAAGCGCGTCAGGCATCGTCTCGGCTCTGGTGAACTGCGGCGCGCTCGCCCGCACGGTGCTCGTCGACGGCGAACCCTACGACGGCAGCGTGGAGGACTTCCAGCAAGACGACGGCATCCCGGAGGGGGCGGAGGCTCTTTTCCTTCTCCAGACCACGAGCGTGGGCGAAGGTGCCGCCGCGCGCGTTGCCGAAAGCCTCTCGCTCGAAAGCATAATCGCCTCATGCCCCCATCGCGCGCCGGCGTTCCAACTGGTGCTGGCACTGTGCGCTGGGGCCGCGGGCAAGACCACGAGCGCGCTCCAAGACGCTTTGAAGCGCGAGAACATGCTGGAGACCGACCCCGCCAGGGGCATCGACGGCCTCCATGCCAGCTATTTCACGGGCGCGCTCGAGCATATCGGCGCGCTCGCTTGGAATGGGGGGACGTGGATCACGAGCGAGAAGGGCCTGGCCATCCTCGACCGGGCGTGACCCATGCTTCCAGATGAAAGGCGAGAGAGAAGGAGGAGGAACGCGTATGAGTCAGGCAACGCTGACGCGCCGCAACTTTCTTAAGGTTGCCGGCGCGGCCGCAGCCGCGTGTGCGGTGACCGGATGCTCCCATATGGAGGAGACGGAACCCGTCGTCGGCGCGCCCGAAGATGAGGCGGTGGAGATCGTCCACTCCTCGTGTCGCGCGTGCATTTCGAACTGCGGCGTGCTGGTCCATGTCAAGAACGGGCGCGTCGTGAAGATCGAGGGCGATCCGATCGATCCGATGTCCA is part of the Arabiibacter massiliensis genome and encodes:
- a CDS encoding twin-arginine translocation signal domain-containing protein, with amino-acid sequence MKGITRRNFLGAMGAMGAVGAMGAMAGCAPKANEAVKVAGEANAAEAPAAAPAVTGDGAEVVLSDGTVWRGTPEHIAKLGGSTMPLEELNRRRKEYVDSQVEWVNEDGSVVPVPYVKMRALIHSHGFGCGEGLNDTMFKRPMKLFTEEQVEAYLDMPWGVEFTANEFYHQSQKAGKDRTYEECKELCELFSKAGYLPYRTRTEGITYNIPGYAEGVNTYSYCDEYYADPDSFDWPLGGEGLAEDHAYAGTPVFYSVPLNKEVMAEESELLAYDDIETVIKDHDYIAVQPCSCRYYPYVMECHEKGESFPTFEDFMRGDQGDFRDSNGDRIETCFAMGDDAEYLVSLGLGRRITQEEALEILQKSRDDGFILHCLYGKEHAWVCQCNPKICGITAQWAAGAEALGGWEELQKQSAFIGRTHYTLEVSFSDCIKCGTCANRCPMEAITMDGEGGSPKVTDHLCQRCGQCAYVCPQGARKLHKRPDDEILEMPHQLEDDYNLKAAFRFEHNLVGRGTEAGAFKF
- a CDS encoding dynein gamma chain protein; the protein is MCTNGMNVDQFGQMIDMIDDYTALGYRWAHKLAHVAGDAGNTSASEKLHAVQMLLADARALLDEAKTCAEEGATVASGATVKLV
- a CDS encoding LuxR C-terminal-related transcriptional regulator gives rise to the protein MFVSFVLLFAIAVAMQAGHAQGGVKFGMFIRLSIVACGAVLVALPLLFEAAPALFYPLCSALMMVGEISVIVFSIDICCEEGQPLADVFSTNYATFVGVICVAGALFWLVHTMVGGQTAWWLVAIASIWAVLSAIPFLPSRSSAAAVFALEKLPENEGYEANIALQRERMAQKYGLSAGESEVLNRLLQGLNREQIAAAMYLSPWTIKSRISSIYKKCGIHSYKELMQLASDDEA
- the hypB gene encoding hydrogenase nickel incorporation protein HypB, with product MEETRVIEVKRSILAANDEAADAFRAARREDGTFFVDVMASPGAGKTTLLLALIEELRRRGAGEVGVIEADLESDVDALKVKEAGVASVELNTRGVCHVEMGMVEMAWEAFEGASFDWMFLENIGNLVCPAEFDTGAHARVMLLSVPEGWDKVMKYPPMFAVVDALIVTKSDYLSLNPDFDLEALKERARALNPSLEIFVTSARTGEGVGELAEWLDSLRTARLA
- a CDS encoding hydrogenase maturation nickel metallochaperone HypA, with protein sequence MHEMALVHGVVDAVLEHAEVIGAREVTAVHLTIGEGRDVVESFMQGLFAFLARGTVAERAELVVNRTPYAVRCNQCAAVFPINVRDSSTWKCPQCGVERDYQLHTGMEFMINDIQIVKDAPLVNAG
- a CDS encoding LuxR C-terminal-related transcriptional regulator, encoding MWIAWVTLIYSTDILAPDAGDANRATSLAFVLSTLALSACLMVASAAPVWVQSHLLGKAQAAVASCVGALSTLAVLRADVVPGPVFCIAALLTGFATALVALRAAELFSEIDAKNMLVGMCASLILGILVYSFAIMMLMCGLKGASVLTAVLLLPLSACFLFMGEAGSEEGEVAVEPLRCPRSFWRLIAYVVVLVFLLSITRGYYPNLIDAGEFATSRSVVAMGLILAAAAIAALVAAMPRDASFGTLCYALFSASVAAVLLLSLLNVDATTMGNVSSVLFGITLVCLWGLLCCASFRSGASAVRVVGMGFGAACVGTAAGFATGALLHEAGSGALLSVTVASLVACVLAALFLLRREDIYALMRPYPENGEGFDAEPPEAMPSRSEAPGIVNNAEAPALDDYRLSLQRLCARVALEYGLSPREADVLPLLASGKDARAMADELFVSFNTVRTHIKKIYMKLDVHSRHELMELVEREMERAKQR
- a CDS encoding Fic family protein, translated to MYLHEHTDWTRFSWDAAELAPLLCEASFARGELRGLMEHVGFQLEAEMEVDALAGEVVASSLIEGVELDAAKVRSSVSRQLGLEEPGAVDDTRDVDGVVSVMMDATRNCDAPLMRERLCGWHNALFPTGYSGLRRIAVARFRERPMSVVSGPVGREKVHFRAPEAERVGGLMDEFLAWFDVDSPEDPLVKAGIAHLWFLTIHPFDDGNGRIARALTEMLLARADRSPRRYYSMARHVLSHREGYYAALERAQKGTSDATEWLAWFLRALTASIEESACAVRGALERETFWKSLEGVPLNERQRSMLSRLKGGFEGKLTSRKWAKMCKVSPDTALRDINDLVEKGVLEREAGGGRSTSYAVRPLS